A window of the Rhodoferax sp. GW822-FHT02A01 genome harbors these coding sequences:
- a CDS encoding L-iditol 2-dehydrogenase, whose translation MTRLQGKHALLTGAAGGIGFAVAQAYVREGAKCTIADIGKTPSVSVSDLMARFPDAVQYVPTDVTRAADIDALIATAESRFGAITTLYNNAAIFDMAPLLESDEAMYDKIFAVNVKGAFFIMQKTLAHMVAHQVQGGSVINMASQAGRRGEALVSHYCASKAAVISYTQSAALAMAPHKIRVNGIAPGVIATPMWAHVDALFAKYENLPIGEKKKRVGEAVPLGYMGDPNDICGAAVFLASDEASYITAQTLNVDGGNVMS comes from the coding sequence ATGACCCGTTTACAAGGCAAGCACGCATTGCTCACCGGCGCCGCCGGCGGTATTGGATTCGCCGTGGCCCAGGCCTATGTGCGCGAAGGAGCCAAGTGCACGATTGCGGACATCGGCAAGACCCCATCCGTGTCCGTTTCCGATCTGATGGCGCGGTTTCCGGACGCGGTCCAGTATGTGCCTACGGACGTCACCCGTGCGGCCGATATCGATGCGCTGATCGCTACTGCCGAATCCCGCTTCGGTGCCATCACCACGCTCTACAACAATGCGGCCATCTTTGACATGGCGCCGCTGCTGGAGAGCGATGAGGCGATGTACGACAAAATCTTCGCGGTCAACGTCAAGGGTGCCTTCTTCATCATGCAAAAGACGCTCGCGCACATGGTGGCCCACCAGGTGCAAGGTGGCTCGGTCATCAATATGGCATCACAGGCGGGTCGCCGGGGTGAGGCACTGGTGTCGCATTACTGCGCCAGCAAGGCAGCGGTCATCAGCTACACCCAGAGCGCCGCACTGGCAATGGCACCGCACAAGATCCGGGTCAACGGCATTGCGCCCGGCGTGATCGCCACACCCATGTGGGCCCATGTGGACGCACTGTTTGCCAAATACGAGAACCTGCCCATCGGCGAAAAGAAGAAGCGGGTGGGTGAGGCTGTTCCACTGGGTTACATGGGCGACCCCAACGACATCTGCGGTGCAGCGGTTTTCCTGGCCAGTGACGAAGCCTCCTACATCACGGCGCAGACGCTCAACGTGGATGGCGGCAACGTCATGTCTTGA
- a CDS encoding AraC family transcriptional regulator, whose protein sequence is MPVSNKPRQLKPELEHAYTRSPELGYERPEEVGIIRCLSHGFPTPLARWHYHDEYELHLITSTSGKAFVGDWIGQFQPGHLVLTGPRLPHNWVSMDLPDGGVAERDLVIQFPHAPIEEASRHVPEMRAILPLLERAKHGIEFFDLYPQALEHWHKVKNSQGLARFGAFCTFLNELAQCNDYRLLSNAQIQSVDNDAQLEQINAILSRITDKLTEPLSAASLAEELDMTESRFSRFFRRATGNTFTDFVNHVRINRACQFLMESDRQITSIAYEVGFNNIANFNRRFLDIKGMTPREFRRQVANRFGVKA, encoded by the coding sequence ATTCCCGTGTCCAATAAGCCGCGTCAACTCAAACCCGAACTGGAGCATGCCTATACGCGCTCTCCGGAGCTAGGCTATGAGCGCCCGGAGGAAGTGGGCATCATCCGCTGCCTGTCGCACGGCTTTCCCACGCCGCTGGCACGCTGGCACTACCACGACGAGTACGAGCTGCACCTGATCACCAGTACCTCGGGCAAGGCCTTTGTGGGCGACTGGATAGGCCAGTTCCAGCCCGGTCATTTGGTGCTCACCGGCCCGCGCCTGCCGCACAACTGGGTCAGCATGGACTTGCCCGACGGTGGTGTGGCCGAGCGCGATCTGGTGATCCAGTTTCCACATGCGCCCATCGAGGAGGCCAGTCGTCACGTGCCGGAAATGCGCGCCATATTGCCACTGCTGGAGCGCGCCAAGCATGGCATCGAATTCTTCGACCTGTATCCGCAGGCCTTGGAGCATTGGCACAAGGTCAAGAATTCACAGGGGCTGGCCCGCTTCGGCGCGTTTTGCACGTTTCTCAATGAGCTGGCGCAGTGCAACGACTACCGCCTGCTGTCCAATGCGCAGATCCAGAGTGTGGACAACGACGCACAGCTCGAGCAGATCAACGCCATTCTCAGCCGCATCACCGACAAGCTCACCGAACCTTTGTCTGCCGCTTCGCTGGCCGAGGAGCTGGACATGACCGAGAGCCGCTTCTCGCGTTTCTTCCGTCGTGCCACCGGCAATACTTTCACCGATTTTGTAAACCATGTGCGCATCAACCGCGCTTGTCAGTTCCTGATGGAGTCGGACCGGCAGATCACCAGCATTGCCTATGAGGTCGGATTCAACAACATCGCCAATTTCAACCGACGCTTTCTGGACATCAAAGGCATGACGCCACGCGAGTTCCGTCGCCAGGTGGCCAACCGCTTTGGCGTCAAGGCCTGA